Proteins encoded within one genomic window of Amycolatopsis nigrescens CSC17Ta-90:
- a CDS encoding sigma-70 family RNA polymerase sigma factor, which produces MDTATVARFEASRNRLASLAYRLLGSAADAEDTVQDAFLRWQAADREYVEVPEAWLTKIVTNLALDRLRSAKVRRERAVGAWMPEPLLDGDPMLGPADTVEQRESVTLAVLTLMERLSPVERAAYVLHEAFAYSHAEIAEILGITESGSQQHTHRARRRIAAAGNDTGIDQASARRIVEAFVDAASSGRTERLVALLTDDATGTSDGAGFGRPGKPIRYSTPERIAGAMRAGFTPSPAKRRLAGGSPSMHAVVVNGCPAVLVTLDDRVVGVVILEIRADKIAGVRGIAAPDRLGRLTGEWQRQEHGVPLIESW; this is translated from the coding sequence ATGGACACTGCCACCGTGGCGCGTTTCGAGGCCAGCCGGAATCGGCTGGCCTCGCTCGCCTACCGTCTGCTCGGCTCGGCCGCCGACGCCGAGGACACGGTGCAGGACGCGTTCCTGCGGTGGCAGGCCGCCGACCGGGAGTACGTCGAGGTGCCCGAGGCATGGCTGACCAAGATCGTCACCAACCTGGCGCTCGACCGGCTCCGTTCGGCGAAGGTGCGGCGCGAACGCGCGGTCGGCGCCTGGATGCCCGAACCACTGCTCGACGGCGACCCGATGCTGGGCCCGGCCGACACCGTCGAGCAGCGCGAATCGGTGACCCTGGCGGTGCTGACGCTCATGGAGCGCCTGTCGCCGGTCGAACGGGCCGCTTACGTGCTGCACGAGGCCTTTGCGTACAGCCACGCCGAGATAGCCGAGATTCTCGGCATCACCGAGTCCGGGAGTCAGCAACACACCCACCGAGCCCGGCGTCGAATCGCCGCCGCCGGCAACGACACCGGCATCGACCAAGCCTCGGCGCGTCGAATCGTCGAGGCGTTCGTCGATGCCGCCTCCTCGGGCCGGACCGAACGGCTGGTGGCGCTGCTGACCGACGACGCGACCGGCACTTCCGACGGCGCCGGGTTCGGGCGGCCCGGGAAGCCGATCCGGTACTCAACCCCGGAGCGGATCGCCGGCGCGATGCGGGCCGGCTTCACACCGTCTCCGGCCAAGCGGAGACTCGCCGGTGGCTCGCCCTCGATGCATGCCGTCGTGGTCAACGGCTGCCCGGCCGTGCTCGTCACGCTCGACGACCGGGTCGTGGGCGTCGTGATCCTGGAGATCCGTGCCGACAAGATCGCAGGCGTGCGCGGCATCGCCGCCCCGGACCGGCTCGGTCGCCTCACCGGGGAATGGCAGCGGCAGGAGCATGGTGTCCCGCTGATCGAATCGTGGTAA